The genomic segment GGCCTTGGCGCGACAGTTGTTAAGGACATAGCTAAGTTTGTCGGCTTTGGTGGTCGGATTGACAAGTAAGAAGACCGCGCCGGCTTTCAGAATGGCAAACACCGCCACTGCCGTCTCGATGGAGTTGTCCATCAAGACAGCGACCCGGTCATGGCGCTGGACGGCGGCCGCGATCAGTCCCTGGGCCAGCCGATTGCACTGCGACTCGACTTCCGCGTAAGTCAGCCGCTGCGCGCCGTAGATCAGGGCCGTTTTGTCGGGAAACTTTTCGGCACTAAGCTCGAGGAACTGTTCAACTTGCATTGGCGGCGCTCCCCGCCTCCAGGACCTGTTTCTTGTGCTCAAGGAATGCAACCAGGTTGTCGATGGAGTCGAGATTCTCCGGAACCAGTTCCGCATCGTCGATGGCAATGGCGAAGGTCTTCTCGAGATACGAGAGCAGCTCCAGCATGCCGGTCGAGTCGATCAACCCCTGTACCAGGAATGAATCGCCGGTTGCAAAACCGTTGTCCTGACCAAAAAGAAAGTTGTCAACTACGAACTGGCGTAGCTGCTGTTCGAGAGACTGCATGGTCCTCCTTGGGTACCTGTTTTTGGAAACCACGGATGAATCGATCCACGACGACCTGAGCCGACAAAATTCCCACCAACGCCATATTGTCCTTAGTCCCGATGGCGCGGCCGTCGGCAAACTTGTCAGTAAGCTTCTGCACCGCAACCGGGTTGAACAGCCCATTTTCGCGTATGTGGTCGGCGGATAACAGGTGACGAACGTAATCAGGGGCGGCGGCGTGGAAAAAGCTCTTCCCGTCGGGCGCGCGGTACGGTTGCTTGTGTCGCCTACGCACGGACGGGGGCAAAAGGTCGCCGACACACCGCTTCAGGATGTACTTTTCGTTGAGTACCTTCATCTTCAGCGCGGGTGGGATCCGGGATGCAAACTCCACGACACGGTGATCGAGGAACGGCAACCTGATCTCAACGGAATGAGCCAGGGCGACGCGGTCGCCCTGCGAGGAGAGAATGTA from the Terriglobia bacterium genome contains:
- a CDS encoding acyl carrier protein, producing the protein MQSLEQQLRQFVVDNFLFGQDNGFATGDSFLVQGLIDSTGMLELLSYLEKTFAIAIDDAELVPENLDSIDNLVAFLEHKKQVLEAGSAANAS